The stretch of DNA gtattAAAAGGGTTGACtttttggtgctttcataagatattgaCACAGTAGATTTTTGATATGATGGCCAAACAGGCGgaagcaaataacagaacagctacaggtctaataagttcagaataTTGCTTCCCTTTACTGCAAAGCAGCTTtcaaaaccaataaaaaacaacacatatcATTTTGCCAAAATAAAGAAGAGGATATCAGGATATGTAGTTCATATCACAATTTATCATTCAGCTGCAATATGTAAAATGGCAGGATACAAATTACAGGGACTGCCTTTCCTCCAGTGGGGCATTTTATGGTCAGATTGAGGCAACAGATAACTGGCTAATTAAATCACTCTTTCTTAGAAATACAACAGCGTTTAAACAAAATGACTTGACAAAACTCTATTGATATGTCTAGGTAAATGAATTTGTTGTACAAAAACGACTACAACAGAAACAGCCGATACACTGAGCTAGCCACCTATTACCAGACAGGTGTGAGCTTTGCTGCTTTGGGCATGTCTACCGGAATTATCTGCCCCAACTTTGTtaaacacagataaaaacaaggACATGCAGCCATAGCACACCAAAGCACACATCTGTGTTTGACTGTGATCGTTGGGATTTGTTTCATTGGTGTGCCCAAAGAAAACTGTCCCCTCCATGGTATGACAAAATGCTGATTCACTGTTTCTGTATAGAGATGACTACGACAAGGAGGTGAAGCAAGCCAAAGAGCTCCAGCGGCGGAGACACACTACAACCCCAAGACGCCCTCGTCGCCCTGACATCCAAGTATACCATCCTCGAAGAAGATGTAAGGTTAATCTGCTGTGCTGTTGCATTCTCGCTGCTGACAGGAAACCcactaattgtgtgtgtgctcctctcCAGATGGATCAGAGCCAGGAGCCGGTGCTGAGACCGAGGAGTGGAACGAGAGCGGGTcgagcacagagacagagacccaCGGGACCGAGCTCTTCTGGCTTGACTACCAGGCCGACTCTGGTACCATCACCTCCTTCATTGTCCACAaggtgaatacacacacactcctttcaGTGATGTTTCTCTGGCTGCGCACAGACAGCCAGTAGAAAGTGGATTAAATCTGAtctttttcctcaaatgtgacacagatctgatttttttatgCCAGTGTGAACAGCGTATGTGATTCCTGCTGAAGTTACAGTTGTGCTAACGCTCAGATCAGAGTCCATGATTTGTTTCCGCTGTGCACGCTCACATCACTGTGAGAGCATCATTATTCATTGGGGAGACAGGAGGTTGCAGATTTAACAGATACAGGTTATGGGAGGATGCTTCAGTCAAAACCCTTTTTTGCCTTCTTGCCCCAAGCCTGAGGAGCTGACAGACTGCCACCACACCACAGTTACCACAGGAAACGATTCAAGAAATGCATGCCTGCACcattgttttattcattgtgATGACTGAGTGTGCAAACGACATTTTCTATTGTTCAGCAGCCCCATATCTCCAGATATGGGGAGATATGGAGATATGGGGTCATGATACAGATCGattcacactgatgtcagatatgggtcacatacaaagatgaaattgcacaatcaaaacaaaaagataagaCCTGAGAAAAAGTCAAAACCAGATCACTTTCAGCCACTGTGTGAATGTAGCTTCTGTGTGCTTTGGCCCACTTTCCCTTGGCCTGTGTGGCGTGTCCTCACattctcctctctttgtctgtaaGGAGGATAAGCCAGAGAAGGTGGTGCAGCGTGTTGCAGAGAAGAACTTCCTGGACTCGGCCATGAGGGCAGCGCTACAGGCCCGCATTCAAAAGGAAATGGACAAACGGCGAGACAAACGCTGAGTCATGCTTTAGAAAGGAGGATCATGTTGACAGAGGAGCGAGAAGGGGAGGCCTGTGGAGCAAAACATGGCTTAATGTTTTGTGTTCCTGATAATCATTGACAGTATTGACAATGTTAAAGTAATACTGTGGTCCGGCATCCGTACAGTGAGCATCATTGGAAATCTACATTGATATCCAATAATCAAGACGACTTGACAGTCCTCATGTTTACCACAATACTCTGGACTGTTACCTCAGAGCCTGAGCCGCTTCATTAGGGACACACTGTACACCTCTGAGCTGAATGGGCCTATAAACATTTGTTGGACCTCTCTAAACGACAGGTTGGGCGAATgtagatgtttgtttgtttgttttttaaatatatgtgtAAGTACAGTTCAGAAATGTCTAGATACTCTTTCACAGAGCGCAGTTAACCCTCCTAAACCATGGAACGCgtgctgtgtgtttacaaacaTCCACGTTTTTATAGATAGGATGTAAAGTTTTTGTTAAAGTGCTGTGAATGGAACATCAACCCATCTACATACTGTTACACTAAAAAATGTGAGagtttaattttctgtcattcagaattacatttaatttcatttatcatgtcatattttttaaGAGCACATGGAGTTCTGTGGATGTAGCCGTTATTGTTCCTGTGACAACTGTGTTTCATGGCATCCTacgttttaatttattttaggcTTTTGAGAGAGCTTTATTTTTGATACTGTAATATTTTTGGGGACATATGTCCTTTTGTCTCAGTACACATAAAAGCCATATATTACTTTCTAAAGATGCTTGGGTCTGTGCATAACGAATTCAATTGCCTtcatcagtgtttgtttgagttttttggATTACTGGAGAAACACAAATTTGTGGAAAATTTGAGGTCAGCATTTAGTTGAGTCTGTTATGACAAAGAATGAGCAAAGTCATCCTGTTTACGTGGACTTGTGAGGAAATGTCAGTTATTAAGCAGCTGATACTAAGTCATACATTAATCGTAATGAAATGAAGCAACACTCATGTTAGTAGTGCTTAAAGTACCTTTCAGCAGGTGGCAGTATAAATCTGTATTCTGTCTCCAGGGAAATCCCAAACTATTTGCCTCCTGCTCCTAACTTTACTCCGAGTGTGCTGACCTCTGTTTGTAAAAACACTCAAATTAACACACAATTACAATGCAACCTGCAGTATAAGCAATACTCTACAACACTAACTGAAGCATGTTTTTGATTCTAGGTGCACTGCTGACCGGTTCATTTTAATTTCGCCAATAAATAAACCAGACACAGTTATTCCCATACACATCAACACTCAGTCTGGTACTAATGAAGAGATTAAATGTGCCGGTGTTCCATCAAACACACCGAGAGAATGTTCCAGAGGGGGTAAAGCTCTACGGAAAAGAACATTTGACTTGACATTTGGATAGACAAGCTGTTGATCCACACCATTGTTGAAGAttaattcattgttttcattaatGCTTGAAAATATGCACACTTCGTTCCGGGGCCACATGGTTGGCAAAGTCTTCAGTCTGTTATGCAAAGCCTTGTCAAGGAGGAGCAATCTCTGTGATGCTATTGGTGGAGCAGAGCCACTCCCCTCTGGATTCACACCCCCTTCCTCCAACTGACTCCTCATTCCTCAGTCAACATGTGACTGATGTTATGCGAAGGGAGATGAGCAGCATAGCCACATTCCCATGGCACGTCCCCTTCTTCTCACCAGAAAATATCCAGTTTCCCCGTTCCGTGATTGGCTGAAAACGATCCAATCCACAGTCACACCTTCATTCTTCTCCAGTGTAGTTTCACATGAGATATTATGTAATAAACCATGAGAGCTGGAAAGGCATGATGTCTAGCCTCGTCTAACCTATGGAAACTTGTCAGGTTTTTGGAATGAGTAAGGGGATGCAACCCTTCGCAGATGTATCTGCAGTTAGCAGGCAGGCCAGCATTTATCATctcaaatatgaaatatgagtCGCCATGGTCTCACTATTCCAATATAGTCatgcaaaactaaaataaataacatttaggAGCTGATCATCTGGATGACCTTGTAATACTTCATCTTAGACCTCTTCTGTATGTTGCTCTCTTAGCTTTTTCCTACATGTTTATTAAAGCCAGAAAGAAATTCAGAGGTTACATAAAATCGAACAGTTGTGTTGTCCCAAACAAGTTGAGACAACACAAATCTGATGGGAAGAACTGGGTGGAATAAACTTGGGTGCAAAAGAACATCATCACTTGTAAGCTGTAATTTTGGGAAGTGTCTACAAAAACATGTAGAAAATATGAGAGCAGAAACAAGTGATTCATGCATGGCAAGTTTCTTCAGGTAACCGCAAACTTCATAACTTGTTGACGTACAGGTACAAACAATCAAATGCACCTTTGTAACCTTTATTGGTGATGATTGCAATGTCAAGGTGCCAGTCAAAACACTCAGATCACATGGCAGCTAGTCAGACAGTGTCATAATCTCAAAGTTATGCACTGCTCATTACAATACAACTGCacgtaataaaataaaacacttggtCATACTAGGTCACTGCCTCAGTACATAGCCTATTACATTTGAAATTTAAAACGGTTTAATATTTCCATGTTGAGCAAAGTTGCAAGGGGTTTGTTTCGGTGCTCAACATTAAAACAAGACCATGCttacacatgtgcatgtacatgtgcataacataacataacataacataatatatataaataatgtgACGTAAACTTTGGCATGAAGATTGAACTTTGGATCACAAGTATAGCAGAATTCTGAAAATTGCTTTTTTCCCAGCTGATTTGAGTTTTATTTCCCTACAAATGTACAGTAGAGAAAAAGGACACTCCTCAAACGGTTGCATCATACCGTCACCCACACCAAGAAACCCCGGTAACCCCCAGCCAAACAGTTGACCTGGTTCTGCCCTTCTCACTGTGACAAGGCTCTCACCTGCCCCTGGGAGCCCACTGGGACAGGCCATTTCTGCTCTGCTTTGGTGTATCAAGACAGTTTATTGAATTCTCAGCATTATTACAGACTGAAAAGGTAATTtgtcattaaaaacatttaattatttCACTGTTGCAGTGAAACATAAATACGAGGTAGACCAAAACTTTAACATAGACTAAAATTTTTAATtagaacaaaaatgtaaaatttgtgAAGCTAAAATCTAATATCTCATTAAGCAAATGTACAGCTGATGCAGACCACAAAGACACCCCTCTGTGGTGTGCATTAGCTGTGAGAAGATTAACGACGGCAGCACTATACGTCATTATCTCTGAGACCACAGCAGTCTTGAGAATGTCCTTGGTCTCACCCTCATATTCTCCTTTTGTGTctattttatgtctttttgcCCTTGTTTGGTCTCATCTGCAAGGTGGCACCCACTGCACTCTGTACAAATGTAACACCAACACGCTGATTCTTTTGTCTGCTGTTCCTTAGTATAGGGGAACTCAGTTATTCTACTTTATATACTTACCTGATTAATACATGAATGCAGGTTTGTAACATTATTAACCCAAAAGATTGCaactgtactgtaaatgtaTTGCTCAACAGATGTCTTCACCATTGGAAATGTACTGGGAGCCAAGAGGAAGCAGTTGAGACTTACTCAGTGAATCATGCCCCAAATCCATTGTTTAATCGCTATGTGGATTGTGAAATGATACAGTAGAAAAGGGCAACAGGATACTTGCTGAACCATGTATATCTCTAATCAAAAAGTAGCTTTATCCCTTACCAAAGCACACTTGAACAAGAGGAGGGCAAAGGTGGAGGACAGATAAGAAAGCCTTATTTAACGTGGCTGTGATGCTATCATGATACAATGATATGAAGCAATGGAAAGAATTCAGCTGTTACTGTTTGGGAACAATGTGACAAAGTTTTTATATTAAAACCCAGTGCGTTTCAGCTGTGACTGTCTATGCC from Myripristis murdjan chromosome 9, fMyrMur1.1, whole genome shotgun sequence encodes:
- the c9h2orf68 gene encoding UPF0561 protein C2orf68 homolog translates to MLVIEMDILRDDEVHELKYKPGGRLDMSHGFLHHIRRNQIARDDYDKEVKQAKELQRRRHTTTPRRPRRPDIQVYHPRRRYGSEPGAGAETEEWNESGSSTETETHGTELFWLDYQADSGTITSFIVHKEDKPEKVVQRVAEKNFLDSAMRAALQARIQKEMDKRRDKR